A genomic region of Hyalangium minutum contains the following coding sequences:
- a CDS encoding CBS domain-containing protein, with amino-acid sequence MAKCIIRNESLISRAITLFPSDTVLAALQVMQRYGLAVLPVVEESRGELIGEVTEAELCRVAARLPLLPIAEVLTAKALAGEEGMTGEPELPIEAVAVSAGSARWLH; translated from the coding sequence GTGGCCAAGTGCATCATCCGGAATGAGTCCCTCATCTCTCGTGCGATCACCTTGTTTCCGAGCGATACGGTGTTGGCCGCGCTCCAGGTGATGCAGCGCTACGGGCTGGCGGTACTGCCCGTGGTGGAGGAATCCCGCGGAGAGCTGATCGGCGAGGTGACGGAGGCGGAACTTTGCCGCGTTGCGGCACGGCTCCCGCTGCTCCCCATTGCTGAAGTTTTGACTGCCAAGGCGCTCGCCGGGGAGGAAGGAATGACCGGGGAGCCGGAGCTGCCGATCGAGGCCGTGGCGGTGTCCGCTGGCAGTGCGCGCTGGTTGCACTGA
- a CDS encoding nucleotidyltransferase family protein: MKAVAIILAAGEARRMAHPKALIEHEGGRSFLQSLASTFGKAGCAVMAVIGKDGEAVREQHPSLMLVDSLHWQESPMSSIKAGLAAALEEGADVVLLHPVDMPAVRASTLKSLLKAMGEQDEGLRPEFEAAPGFPVVLSRAAAEQLLGSNATQLDAALHGVKLRRVSVKDPGVLVNINTPETYERLFGMQPKLAPPPKRRGKKTSVGGMSMPDAGIEMSASPEE; this comes from the coding sequence ATGAAGGCAGTGGCGATCATCCTCGCTGCGGGCGAGGCCCGGAGAATGGCCCACCCCAAGGCGCTCATCGAACACGAGGGCGGCAGGAGCTTCCTTCAGTCGCTCGCGTCCACCTTCGGCAAGGCGGGCTGCGCGGTGATGGCAGTCATCGGCAAGGACGGCGAGGCGGTGAGAGAGCAGCACCCGAGCCTGATGCTGGTGGACAGCCTGCATTGGCAGGAGAGCCCCATGTCCTCCATCAAGGCGGGGCTGGCGGCGGCGCTGGAGGAGGGCGCGGACGTGGTGTTGCTGCACCCGGTGGACATGCCGGCGGTGCGTGCCTCGACGCTCAAGTCGCTGCTCAAGGCGATGGGTGAGCAAGACGAGGGGCTGCGGCCCGAGTTCGAGGCAGCTCCGGGCTTCCCGGTGGTGCTGTCACGCGCGGCGGCCGAGCAGCTGCTGGGCTCGAACGCGACGCAGCTGGATGCGGCGCTGCACGGTGTGAAGCTGCGCAGGGTGTCCGTGAAGGATCCGGGCGTGCTGGTCAACATCAATACGCCGGAGACCTATGAGCGGCTCTTCGGAATGCAGCCGAAGCTGGCGCCTCCGCCGAAGCGGCGCGGCAAGAAGACCTCCGTGGGGGGCATGTCCATGCCGGACGCGGGGATCGAGATGTCCGCCTCCCCGGAGGAGTGA